The following are encoded together in the Mumia sp. Pv4-285 genome:
- a CDS encoding transglycosylase domain-containing protein translates to MTDQSHGGPVTPRPRKAAPSPRGPRSRKAEKPGKGRKANGADKPKKPLWRRIVKWGLITGVVLFVLGIAGVYFVYRSVSIPSANAEFLTQTTKVYYSDGKHKIGDFQTQNRTSIEFEEMPDTIKTAVIAAEDRSFYTNQGLDFKGIARALRDNATTDSTSGGSTITQQYVKVLYLTQERTLSRKAKEAILSIKVHNQMSKEEILEGYLNTIYFGNGAYGVEAASQTYFGQRAAKLTAPQAALLSSVINNPSAFDPYDESDHDRLMARYTYVLDGMEKSGAITAEEYATYSANLPKVEKQRQNNRFGGTKGFLLRVTEQQLLKEGFSDAKITGGGLKVVTTFDYEAQKAAVESVKEMKPEGLKQLNVALSSVDPATGALRAMYGGPNYLKSQLNWAMLGSQPGSSFKPFAVAAALSDGYSLKTQLNGSSPLRLSGGAEIENQGDSGGQSFGQVSLERATEKSINTAFVDLTYDLMDDGGQKTIDAARAAGVSDAAAKRYDPSVAVVSLGYAPVPNVEMAAAYATFANNGKQNDWYVIQKIKDSSGEEIFRHKVRSKEAFSEAVAADVTDSLQTVVKSGSGINGRTMCPTAGKTGTATFQKVEGGKEVGSPHVSSSWFVGYTPKLATAVMYVRGKNGNEALNGYMPTFYGGEYPAKTFKTFMNKVVDGDDCGEFPPPANIKSTKGKTYTPPTSEPTKTEKPKKERPDRPRPTRPGRPTFTPPTFTPPTEPTEPTEPTEPTEPTEPTPTEETDGPGNGGGGGGGGGFGD, encoded by the coding sequence GTGACTGATCAGTCGCACGGCGGACCCGTGACGCCCCGCCCGAGGAAGGCCGCCCCGTCCCCTCGCGGCCCCCGCTCCCGCAAGGCGGAGAAGCCCGGCAAGGGCCGCAAGGCCAACGGTGCCGACAAGCCGAAGAAGCCGCTGTGGCGCCGCATCGTCAAGTGGGGTCTCATCACCGGCGTCGTGCTCTTCGTCCTCGGCATCGCGGGCGTCTACTTCGTGTACCGCTCGGTGTCGATCCCGAGCGCCAACGCGGAGTTCCTCACGCAGACGACGAAGGTCTACTACTCCGACGGCAAGCACAAGATCGGCGACTTCCAGACGCAGAACCGCACGTCGATCGAGTTCGAGGAGATGCCGGACACGATCAAGACCGCGGTCATCGCCGCCGAGGACCGCAGCTTCTACACGAACCAGGGCCTCGACTTCAAGGGCATCGCCCGCGCACTGCGTGACAACGCCACGACCGACTCCACGTCCGGTGGCTCCACGATCACCCAGCAGTACGTGAAGGTGCTCTACCTGACGCAGGAGCGCACCCTGAGCCGCAAGGCCAAGGAAGCCATCCTCTCGATCAAGGTGCACAACCAGATGTCGAAGGAGGAGATCCTCGAGGGCTACCTCAACACGATCTACTTCGGCAATGGCGCGTACGGCGTGGAGGCCGCCTCGCAGACCTACTTCGGTCAGAGGGCCGCGAAGCTGACTGCTCCGCAGGCGGCGCTTCTCTCGTCCGTCATCAACAACCCGAGCGCGTTCGACCCGTACGACGAGAGCGACCACGATCGCCTCATGGCGCGCTACACCTACGTGCTCGACGGCATGGAGAAGAGCGGCGCGATCACCGCGGAGGAGTACGCGACGTACTCCGCGAACCTCCCGAAGGTCGAGAAGCAGCGGCAGAACAACCGCTTCGGCGGCACGAAGGGGTTCCTGCTCCGTGTCACCGAGCAGCAGCTGCTGAAGGAGGGCTTCAGCGACGCCAAGATCACCGGCGGCGGCCTGAAGGTCGTGACGACGTTCGACTACGAGGCGCAGAAGGCCGCTGTCGAGTCCGTCAAGGAGATGAAGCCCGAGGGCCTCAAGCAGCTCAACGTCGCCTTGTCGTCCGTGGACCCCGCGACCGGTGCGCTGCGGGCGATGTACGGCGGCCCCAACTACCTCAAGAGCCAGCTCAACTGGGCGATGCTCGGTTCGCAGCCGGGCTCCTCGTTCAAGCCGTTCGCGGTGGCTGCTGCGCTCAGCGACGGCTACAGCCTGAAGACCCAGCTCAACGGCTCGTCCCCGCTCCGGCTGTCGGGCGGTGCCGAGATCGAGAACCAGGGTGACTCGGGCGGACAGTCGTTCGGGCAGGTCTCGCTCGAGCGCGCGACCGAGAAGTCGATCAACACCGCGTTCGTCGACCTCACGTACGACCTCATGGACGACGGCGGCCAGAAGACGATCGACGCGGCGCGCGCGGCCGGCGTGTCCGACGCCGCGGCGAAGCGGTACGACCCGAGCGTCGCGGTCGTCTCGCTCGGCTACGCCCCGGTGCCCAACGTCGAGATGGCTGCCGCCTACGCGACGTTCGCGAACAACGGCAAGCAGAACGACTGGTACGTGATCCAGAAGATCAAGGACAGCAGCGGCGAGGAGATCTTCCGCCACAAGGTCCGCTCCAAGGAGGCGTTCTCGGAGGCGGTCGCGGCCGACGTGACGGACTCCTTGCAGACCGTGGTGAAGTCCGGCAGCGGCATCAACGGCCGGACGATGTGCCCGACGGCCGGCAAGACCGGGACGGCGACGTTCCAGAAGGTCGAGGGCGGCAAGGAGGTCGGCAGCCCGCACGTCTCCAGCTCGTGGTTCGTCGGCTACACCCCGAAGCTCGCGACCGCCGTGATGTACGTCCGCGGCAAGAACGGCAACGAGGCGCTCAACGGCTACATGCCGACCTTCTACGGAGGCGAGTACCCCGCCAAGACGTTCAAGACCTTCATGAACAAGGTCGTCGACGGCGACGACTGCGGCGAGTTCCCGCCGCCGGCGAACATCAAGTCGACCAAGGGCAAGACGTACACGCCCCCGACCTCGGAGCCGACCAAGACCGAGAAGCCCAAGAAGGAACGCCCGGACCGACCGCGGCCGACCCGCCCGGGCCGTCCGACCTTCACGCCTCCGACCTTCACGCCTCCCACCGAGCCGACCGAGCCCACCGAGCCGACGGAGCCGACGGAGCCGACCGAGCCGACTCCCACCGAGGAGACGGACGGTCCCGGCAACGGTGGCGGTGGCGGCGGTGGCGGCGGGTTCGGCGACTGA
- a CDS encoding PadR family transcriptional regulator, with amino-acid sequence MARRGAALEFAVLGLLHDTPMHGYELRKELNALLGWGRVLSYGTLYPCLKALGKQGYIVADEPADVPGSRGRRGKIVYRLTADGKEHFADLLAAPGPSSWEDESFGIHFAFFSRTDSRTRVRILEGRRSRLEERLDKVRTATQKRRERLDAYTLELQRHGLESVEREVRWLTGLIDAERSGRQPGDPQAQANTNNPPTDGGQDDRRGQ; translated from the coding sequence GTGGCCAGACGCGGTGCTGCACTCGAATTCGCCGTACTCGGGCTGCTCCACGACACCCCTATGCACGGCTACGAGCTCCGCAAGGAGCTCAACGCCCTGCTCGGATGGGGGCGGGTGCTGTCGTACGGCACGCTCTACCCCTGCCTCAAGGCGCTCGGCAAGCAGGGCTACATCGTCGCCGACGAGCCTGCTGACGTCCCCGGCTCGCGTGGCAGGCGAGGCAAGATCGTCTATCGGCTCACCGCCGACGGCAAGGAGCACTTCGCCGACCTGCTGGCGGCACCGGGACCGTCCTCCTGGGAGGACGAGAGCTTCGGCATCCACTTCGCATTCTTCTCGCGCACCGACTCCCGGACTCGTGTGCGAATCCTCGAGGGACGAAGGAGTCGTCTCGAGGAGCGGCTCGACAAGGTGCGTACGGCCACACAGAAACGTCGTGAACGGCTGGACGCCTACACGTTGGAGCTGCAACGCCACGGTCTCGAGTCGGTCGAACGCGAAGTGCGTTGGCTGACCGGGCTGATCGACGCCGAACGGTCCGGCCGCCAGCCGGGCGACCCTCAGGCTCAGGCGAACACCAATAACCCGCCCACCGACGGCGGACAGGACGATAGGCGGGGTCAGTGA
- a CDS encoding inositol-3-phosphate synthase, producing MGSVRVAIVGVGNCATSLIQGVEYYKDADPEGTVPGLMHVQFGDYHVKDIEFVAAFDVDAKKVGFDLAEATQASENNTIKIADVPPTGITVQRGHTLDGLGKYYLETIEQSDAEPVDVVQVLKDTGADVLVSYLPVGSEKADKFYAQCAIDAGVAFVNALPVFIASDPEWAKKFEDAGVPIIGDDIKSQVGATITHRVMAKLFEDRGVTLDRTYQLNVGGNMDFKNMLERDRLESKKVSKTQAVTSNLNGPLAGKIDDKNVHIGPSDYVQWLDDRKWAYVRLEGRAFGDVPLSLEYKLEVWDSPNSAGIIIDAIRAAKIAKDRGIGGALISASSYLMKSPPVQRPDDLGRAKLEAFIAGDEER from the coding sequence ATGGGTTCGGTACGCGTAGCGATCGTGGGCGTGGGCAACTGCGCCACGTCGCTGATCCAGGGCGTCGAGTACTACAAGGACGCGGATCCCGAGGGCACCGTGCCCGGTCTGATGCACGTCCAGTTCGGCGACTACCACGTCAAGGACATCGAGTTCGTCGCCGCCTTCGACGTCGACGCCAAGAAGGTCGGGTTCGACCTGGCGGAGGCCACGCAGGCCAGCGAGAACAACACCATCAAGATCGCCGACGTGCCGCCGACCGGCATCACGGTGCAGCGCGGCCACACGCTCGACGGTCTCGGCAAGTACTACCTCGAGACCATCGAGCAGTCCGACGCCGAGCCGGTCGACGTGGTGCAGGTGCTCAAGGACACCGGCGCCGACGTGCTCGTGTCCTACCTGCCTGTCGGCTCGGAGAAGGCCGACAAGTTCTACGCGCAGTGCGCCATCGACGCGGGCGTCGCCTTCGTCAACGCGCTGCCGGTCTTCATCGCCTCCGACCCCGAGTGGGCCAAGAAGTTCGAGGACGCCGGCGTCCCGATCATCGGCGACGACATCAAGAGCCAGGTGGGCGCGACCATCACCCACCGCGTGATGGCCAAGCTGTTCGAGGACCGTGGCGTGACGCTGGACCGTACGTACCAGCTCAACGTCGGCGGCAACATGGACTTCAAGAACATGCTCGAGCGTGATCGCCTCGAGTCGAAGAAGGTCTCGAAGACCCAGGCGGTCACGTCGAACCTCAACGGTCCGCTGGCCGGCAAGATCGACGACAAGAACGTCCACATCGGCCCGTCGGACTACGTGCAGTGGCTCGACGACCGCAAGTGGGCGTACGTCCGCCTCGAGGGTCGCGCGTTCGGTGACGTCCCCCTCAGCCTCGAGTACAAGCTCGAGGTCTGGGACTCCCCGAACTCTGCCGGCATCATCATCGACGCGATCCGTGCGGCGAAGATCGCCAAGGACCGCGGCATCGGCGGCGCGCTGATCTCGGCGTCGTCGTACCTGATGAAGTCGCCCCCGGTGCAGCGTCCGGATGATCTGGGTCGCGCGAAGCTCGAAGCCTTCATCGCAGGAGACGAAGAGCGCTGA
- a CDS encoding MFS transporter has protein sequence MRTSLWSPGFVRLLGVRLGSQLGDGLFQAGLVWLVLLSPEAQRSPERFVGVLVLVLVPFSLLAPFVSLVLDRWPRRNILVWALAARTAVVASVALVAWTTGERATWPVYVLVLVALGLARLTLAGLSASVPHVVPAERLVDANTLGPTLGAGAHTCGLVLGALLVAGGLPSTVVLAAGTVVGVVTLVVARDFGRRALGPDDEIGPPEPRDVVRDLVAAAAHLRSRRTALTALAWFGLLRLLYGGFTLLAFAATAGGGDDAEAAVVATGIAVGFLLGAATTPVAARVVGLRPWSVATGLAGAVLVVVAWAVGGGAVWAWWLQALAFGVVHQSWKIRTDTAVQRTVDEAYLGRSFVLYDVLNNLTYVAGAAVALVLL, from the coding sequence GTGCGCACCAGCCTGTGGTCTCCCGGCTTCGTCCGGCTCCTCGGGGTCCGGCTCGGGTCCCAGCTGGGCGACGGCCTGTTCCAGGCCGGTCTGGTGTGGCTGGTGCTGCTGTCCCCCGAGGCTCAGCGGTCGCCGGAGCGGTTCGTGGGTGTCCTGGTGCTGGTGCTGGTCCCGTTCAGCCTTCTCGCGCCTTTCGTGTCGCTGGTGCTCGACCGTTGGCCGCGGCGCAACATCCTGGTCTGGGCGTTGGCGGCACGTACCGCGGTCGTCGCCTCGGTAGCGCTCGTCGCCTGGACGACCGGGGAGCGGGCGACGTGGCCGGTGTACGTCCTCGTGCTCGTCGCCCTCGGCCTCGCGCGCCTGACTCTCGCGGGTCTTTCGGCCTCCGTCCCTCACGTCGTGCCCGCGGAGCGGCTGGTCGACGCCAACACCCTCGGGCCGACCCTCGGTGCAGGTGCTCACACCTGTGGGCTCGTCCTCGGTGCCCTGCTCGTCGCCGGAGGCTTGCCCTCGACCGTGGTGCTGGCAGCCGGCACCGTCGTCGGAGTCGTCACCCTGGTGGTGGCGCGGGACTTCGGCCGTCGCGCGCTCGGGCCCGACGACGAGATCGGACCGCCGGAGCCTCGTGACGTCGTCCGCGACCTCGTGGCCGCTGCGGCACACCTGCGCTCCCGTCGTACGGCGTTGACGGCGCTCGCGTGGTTCGGGTTGCTCCGACTTCTGTACGGGGGGTTCACGCTTCTCGCGTTCGCCGCGACGGCGGGTGGTGGTGACGACGCGGAAGCCGCCGTGGTCGCCACGGGGATCGCCGTCGGGTTCCTGCTGGGTGCGGCGACGACGCCGGTGGCGGCGCGTGTCGTCGGGCTGCGACCGTGGTCCGTGGCAACCGGTCTCGCGGGCGCCGTCCTCGTCGTCGTCGCGTGGGCGGTCGGCGGTGGAGCCGTGTGGGCGTGGTGGCTGCAGGCACTGGCGTTCGGCGTCGTCCACCAGAGCTGGAAGATCCGGACCGACACGGCGGTCCAGCGCACGGTCGACGAGGCGTACCTCGGTCGGAGCTTCGTGCTGTACGACGTGCTGAACAACCTCACGTACGTCGCGGGTGCCGCCGTCGCTCTCGTGCTGCTCTGA
- a CDS encoding M15 family metallopeptidase — protein MAGRRSMPTSAEPATPHAGTDSAAPAHRAPTPPGGRRATPAGGRRATPPGGRRAAPARARTPAAPRGRKAVTEPVVADPTGAQVADRPGDRRTDRRTTRRGGPASPRSARRSRRLVVAVALVAVVALAVPLGLHVQERRQAAAEAAALARQIAAEMDRRAAHEDTEVRASRSLTSAGRATAERLRILTDCDSTGDQPSGPNGRLPASALCAIPGSGMQLRADAAEAWASLQEAFKEAFGRYPCVNNGYRTYAQQASMHAANPGMVAAPGTSNHGLGLALDLCTASDGVAGTSAWNWMDTHASDYGWALPSWARPGGSRPEPWHWEYVASGDRVS, from the coding sequence CACCCCGCCGGGCGGTCGCCGTGCGACACCGGCGGGTGGTCGCCGCGCCACGCCGCCAGGTGGTCGCCGAGCCGCCCCGGCACGCGCGCGTACGCCCGCCGCGCCGCGCGGACGAAAAGCCGTCACGGAGCCGGTGGTCGCCGACCCCACCGGCGCGCAGGTCGCGGACCGCCCGGGGGATCGCCGTACCGACCGCCGGACGACCCGTCGTGGCGGGCCCGCGTCCCCGAGGTCGGCAAGGCGGTCGCGTCGCCTGGTGGTCGCGGTCGCCCTCGTCGCGGTCGTCGCGCTGGCCGTTCCCCTCGGCCTGCACGTGCAGGAGCGGCGACAGGCGGCTGCCGAGGCGGCCGCGCTCGCACGGCAGATCGCTGCCGAGATGGACCGACGGGCCGCGCACGAGGACACCGAGGTGCGCGCGAGCCGCAGCCTCACCTCAGCGGGCCGAGCGACGGCCGAGCGGCTGCGGATCCTCACCGACTGCGACTCGACCGGCGACCAGCCCTCAGGCCCCAACGGTCGACTTCCGGCGTCGGCGCTCTGTGCGATCCCCGGCTCCGGCATGCAGCTGCGGGCCGACGCTGCCGAGGCGTGGGCGAGCCTCCAGGAGGCCTTCAAGGAGGCCTTCGGGCGCTACCCCTGCGTGAACAACGGCTACCGCACCTATGCGCAGCAGGCGTCGATGCACGCGGCGAACCCGGGCATGGTCGCCGCTCCGGGCACGAGCAACCACGGGTTGGGCCTCGCGCTGGACCTGTGCACGGCGAGCGACGGCGTCGCGGGGACGAGCGCCTGGAACTGGATGGACACGCACGCCTCCGACTACGGCTGGGCGTTGCCGTCGTGGGCGAGGCCAGGAGGGTCGCGTCCCGAGCCGTGGCACTGGGAGTACGTCGCCTCGGGGGACCGGGTCTCATGA